The window GACAACATGGATGGAGATCTCATGGGCCAGACAAATATATGTTCCTTGCTAAATGACATAATGAGTCAGGTAAATATTAACCCGAACATTATTTATGGCGCTGCGACAGCAGCTGCTACTGCGGCTGCGAATGCGACTGGGGCGGGTACCATGGGAAGTGGATTGGGAGGTGCCATGGGAAGTGGACTTGGCGGTGCCATGGGGAGTGGACTTGGCAGTGCCATGGGGAGTGGACTTGGCAGTGCCATGGGAAACGGAGAAAACATTTTCACCGCGGCGATGAGGACGGGCGGCATAAATGCCAACCCGAACGAATTTGTCACAGCGAGCTACGTGAACGGGGCGAATGATCAGAAGGCCGAGGCGGTGAGCGCGAAAGGTTGCGTGGAAACGGGGGCAGACGTTAAGAGTCAAGGCCGAAGTGGTActaaaggaggagaaaatggTGGAGAGACACACGCAGGGGGGGAGCAGGCAGGACAGAGCAAAGGGGAATCCTCTTCGGATAACAGCCACACCAAGCACAAAGTAAACGAGGAAGATTACACAAAggagcaaaacaaaaaaatgaggaaattaaaaaagaagagaaaaaattataacaaGGACATGAAAGTATCAAATAAGattaagaaaaatgggaagtacCATTTTAGTCATTCAAGTAAGGATGATAGCTCGTCCAGTAGCAGCCACTCCGGGTCGTCCCTCATGTCAGTCTACAGCACCATGaaggatgaggaggaaaagaaaaaggcactTAAGTTGAAGAAACatagcaaaaagaaaaaactgaaaaataaGCACATGAAGAAAAGCTACTATTCGAGTAGCTCTTCGTCCGAATCCTCCACAGATGGTCAACAGGAGGATGAGCAGGATGAAGATGACtatgatgacgatgacgCTGATGAGCTAgccaagaaggagaagaagtatcgaaagaaggaaaaagaaaagaagaagagaaaaaaaaagaggtaccTTTTCGACCCCAATTTCCTCTACCACCAGAATTATATGTACCACCCGAACAGCATTAGCCACGCCAGGATAAATGATCACTTCAATCGGATattcaaaggaaggaatgacaTGAGGTTGGCACCGACGTATCCACCCTTTGTAATGGACCACGGGGGAAGAGGATCTCTAGGTACCCGTTTCTACGGAGAAAGCAGGAACAGCCTCAAGTATGGCAGAGATGACCTCAGCGACACGAACGAAAATGCAAACGGTACGAGCAACCACAACCTCATGGGCGATTTCGCCCAGCAGAaggagaggaggaagaaggcgTACAGCAGTAGCAAGGCTCTGTTCGGGAATATCGGCGCGCAGGACAATTTGGTGGATCTTCCAGGCAGCAACTTGAAGACGGGCGGCACAGGTAAGGCGACAAGCCACCCCCCGAGTGGGGACGGCTGTAGCGCAGATAGTGATCAAAtaagtgaaagaaaaaagtatcaCTGTCGCGGTCTTCACCACCGCTGCAACCCCCTCCTCACAGGCGGACCGATGGACGAGCACAACTACCCACGCAGGGGATCCTACGCGAACATAGTGCCCCTGAGCGACATAGAAAGGAACAATGAGATAGTTCGCAACGACTCCATGAGAACGAACTCAAGAGTGGCCATAAACGAAGAAGAGGGTGCGCTCCTGTCAGACAACAACTCGCTATCTGCGAACGTAAGATCGATACAAATGTCAAGCGACAGACGAAATAGTACATTAGGGAGAAGTGATCTGAAATGTTTAAACGACGCAAACGACTCAGAACACAAAAACATGGAAGTGAACATACCATGGAGAGTAATAGAACAATTATTAGTTCTGCTAGAAGAAGAAACGGGATATCGGAGACCAGACTTATCCTCCTATATCAATTCCTACTACAACACCAActctatttttgttttcttctatcTCTTTGTCCACATCAACAATATAATTAACAGTATAATTATTCAATTTAATCATTCCAATTTTATGAATAACGATATTTCCATGTCTTCTTTCTCCAGAATAAGTATCATTCTATCCTTAGCATCAGTAGTTTTTTCTAGACTCTccaatttcttctttgttttttatgACAACTTCTATTGCAACAATTATGGACGAAGACACTACAGATATTCCGACCCGATCAATCATCAATTTCTCAGGGAGATAAGAAATCTATATTATTCTAATAATGAAAGAAATCCCCACTCCAATAGAAGCAGTaggttttttcaaaatggccTTTTCCCTAATGGCAACTACGCCACTGGAAATATGGATGCCTTTAACAATGACAGCGCATCTTACCTGCACAACGTTACAGATAATTATTACCCCTTACCTTATAATGATCTGAGGAATAGTACAAACAGAACAAACCTGCAACAAGAATTTGAAGATTATTATAAAAACTACCTCACTACAGTTAAGGGGAATAAGAATATGTTGTTGAAGAAAGAATTTCTTACGCATAAGGAGAGGAGTAACAATGCTGGTGAATGCTCTAAAATCAAGGAAGATGGTGTGAGTAGCAGTCGAGGAGTAGGCAAAGGAGACAAAGTAGTAGGCAATTCAAATCCACGTAGCGACAAAAACATCAGTACCAAATATAGGCAGTTTGGACAATGGAATGGTATCTCCAATCATGTTAGTAACCATTTAAACAATACCGGAAATGGCCACTCCAACAACCCCTTTTCGAATTTTCCCGGGCAGGGTAACAAGTCTCTTCTCTACCCCGGCCTTAAGGAAAGGAACCATGAAAAGGAGGcccaaaaaaaacagaaagatGGTTCCAAAGCCCACACCCTGAAAAAGCAGCTTAAGGACGGCAACTCGTTCAAGGGCTATAGCAGCGCAGACGCTAATGAAAGCAGCAGCAATAGTGGAGCAGGTAAGAATGGGTCAGGTGCTCCTCCTACCCCATGCAtacgtacatgcatacatatatacatacgtacatatatacgtatatacatatatatatatatataaacccCCGTCAGTGGCACTTGCGCCGGCGTTGCTTCCACCATGGAGAAAACTAGCCCAATTGGTTAacctcccctccccccctccaaCCGCAGGCAACGCAAGGAACGCAGGAAATGCAGAAAAGATGGGAAACTCGGGAGAGGGTGGTCCTCTGAACCACATCCTCAGCGACCTGATTAAAAACAAAGatgaggaaatggaaaacggaaaaatggCTAGTAACCGCAGCCACCCAAGAAGTGTACAACACGAAGATGAAGCAAAAGGAGACGCCCTAAATGCAACCAATAGTAACTTCGCCTCCTGTGATAGTAACATGGATGATATGTACGATGTGTCAGACGATGGAAAAGATAAGGAGGTCGCCAACGTGAAGGATAACcctaaggaagaagataAAGATGAAAAACATACTGACAATGGGAAAGACAACCATCCTACCGCCATCCCTGAGAAAGAGAATCCAACAGACAAGCACACTACTCCACAGggcaaaaaggaaacacaACAAATAGTAGCACAACCTGGTGACCTAAGAAAAGGCACAGACAGCAGGACGGACAACTCCACGTCTGTTGACATTAGgaaccccccccctgttgTGAACAATACCCCCCCTATGCCCAACATGAATTTTTCGAACATTTTAAATTGTGTGCAGAGTCAATTGTCCGGGGGAGGTAGTAGTGCACAGATGGAGCCCCCTCGAGATAAGGTAACATATGAGTGTGCATTTCTGTTTGAACATATACAAAACTGATTAAGTGTATGTCTATGTGTTTACTTCCATGGAAAAGATGTGCCTGCACATGCCTGTATTTCCCCCTTATCAATAATAGTTTGAAGGAATGCCTGAGGAAGTGAAGAACAGATATAAAACATGGGTGGAAAATACACAGATATTCTCCGGACAGGTAACAAAACCGTTTTTACGCTTTTCGCGCATTTCCCGTTTTTCGCGCGCTTTCTTTTACAGAAAGAAGGATTaaggaaatattcttttcctttttttttcctccctcctGCAGATGATTAAAATTTGCAGAAATAAGCGCCCGTTAAGCAACGCATACATTGGGAATGGCTCATCCAAGGATCAAATATCATTCAGCAATTTGTTGCCTTTTATGTAAGTTTGCACAACTTCACGGAGACAATTTTGCACAAAACTTTATGCGTACGATTTTTCACACACTTTTCTCCATGTCACCCATCTCGCAGCTGGAAAAGGAATATGAGCACGATAAACTTGGATATGAACCTGGAACTATCGGacgtaagaaaaaaaaaaaaaaagaagaaaaagaagaaaaagcagaaaaaacagaacaaatccttttttcatttaatttttccaggGGTTATACATACGCCCATTTTTGTACACATTAAAACCGGTATATTACATTACATTACATtacattacttttttttttttttttttttttttttttcccttttgcaaCAGGACCTGCTAAACGCCTTCGACATGCACGTACTcgattttgtaaaaaagtcCATCAAAAATAACGAAGACTATAAgttggaaaaatttaaatatcCAAGTAAGTGAGAAATGGAGGAATACAACCCCTACCCAAAGGGTACTTCCCCTGGGATGCAAAAGCGAtattattacaaaaaaaaaaaaaaaaaaatggcttaACGTATGTTAAATATGCTAATGGGTGATCTTTTCGATACTTTTCTTTCTGTCGTTGCTtgtctgttcatttttccctttacgCATTTTATCGTTTGCTCATGTGCTCATTTGGACATAATTTGCTTtatcttaattttttttttttcccacataGCCCTCTCCCTGTGCGAAAAACTGtttgaagaaatggaaaagaaggataagTAAATCCAACAGGTGTAAATCGGAAGTAACTCCCCCCCTTGTGTTTTGCATTTCGcaaatttgtattttttttacattagttttttcttttttcttttatttttctcaacTCCCGTTTCCATACATACATCGAACATACGCACGATATGCAAGATGCTGGAAACTTAACGGACCATGCACATATCTTAGCGAACTTAAAACAAACTCcaaagagtttttttttttttttttttttttttttttaagttatgCGCAAGGAAGTAAGATATAAAAAACAACGTTACCATAACTGTCGCATAATCTCCGACATGTTTGCATTCCCAACGTATGTCATTTTGGGAAGGcctcactttttttcccccctgtgTGTGTAGTGAAGGTAGAGAGAACACATTCTCACTTTATATTTTgacgaagaaaaagaggggggTATATACATAGGGTGCAGGGAATCTGGCCCCTGCTGTGTGCAAACCATCTCTGTACCCGGAAAGTAACGGATAAAACGGATGTATAGCACGACGCGTATATGGACAATGGAATTTGCCTCCCTAAATATCAAAACATCGGTTGCgcatgaggaaaaaatgaaaaaagataaTTTGGGTTACAGGATGGACATGCCAACGGGGGGCGTGTACCGGTCAGTGCACACTAGGGGTAATACGATGGAATATATTGCCCTCCCTTGGTTGCTCTGCATGTACCGTGCATTCTTGTGGTACCTTCCTTTCACTCCCCACCCCTGCTGTTGATCCTCAGTTGAGCGGCGTAGGGGAGAAAACCCCCCCACGGACCCCCCACGGAAAAGGGGTTCGCCTTCAGCGTCCCAAAATTTCTTTGGGGGGATTTCCAGAGCAAATATACTCCAGTCGGACAAAGGTGTATACACGAAAATCTATTCTTAACCGGAGGTATGGGAATTCTGAtcatttcccttttattGACATTGTTAGACTCGCCCTCCTTCTATTCACTATTATGCCACTTACAATATATACGATTTGAACATAATGGTTGACAAGGCGTCACCCAAGTaagaaagggggagaaagtggaaaaaaaattggcactccccccccctccaccACCAAATCATCCATAAAATCATTCCATTTTGATACTTTCGCTTGTAAAGGCTAACCTATATTGTACCCTTCATTCCAAACTAGATGCTGCATACAGCGGCCGAGACGTGAGGAAATATGTAATAGAAAATGTGGAGGGCACCCTCACTATTTGTGAATTCCTCGGGGCGAACCGTCCGAGTGTTGCGCGTAGATACGACCGATCCATTGTTTTCCGCAGCTTTTACACTTTCCTGTCCTGTAGTCCTGGGTGTGATCGCTTCCCCCCACTAGGCATAGCCCTGCATTgcggcaaaaaaaaggcgcacCCATTCGGGGAGAACGccgtaaaaaggaaaggacgAATTGGGCGAATGGGTCGCCTACTTCAGATCAGCCCCGGGGTGTAATGACCCACATGGATGACTACTCAAAACTGATCCATTCGAACGGGCGGCGGAACATAATATACGAAATATTCacccaagaaaaaaaaaaaaaaaaaaaaaaaaaaaaaaaaggaaaaaaaaaaaaaaaaaaaaaagaagaaaaaaaaaaaaaagagacttCCTAGTTGCACAAAAATACATGTAAATCGTGCTAtattaaattcattttgtaaattgcGCATGCAGAGAGGGagtgggggggaaaatgcaaattttCTCAtagcactttttttccttgtgccGCATAACGTCGGTTCCCTTTCacgacagaaaaaaatatatatatgtatatataatatataaataaaagaaaaaatataaaaaaataatataggaaaaaaaataaaaaaagcgcacaaaattttataatatatgttCGCAAAACTGCAGGCAAAATGCTAAACgcgtaaaaattaaatccACAAAGTTCTTTTCTCACGCATTCTTTGCAAAACATCTTCCATTGTTCCAGCATTCGATTATATGCCATCAGTCGTTTAAGCGATTGTTCCATCGTGTTATCACTCCATCGTTTTATCGTTCTATCGTTTTATCGTTATATCGTTCTATCATTTTATCGTTATATCATTTTATCGTTATATCATTTTATCGTTATATCATTTTATCGTTATATCATTTTATCGTTTCGcggttccattttttccaaacacGTAGGCGACACTTTGTGTCACTTTTTaaagttttttattttcccattttcgaGCGGCAACGTATTATTGTCGTGGGCATtgcggaaataaaaaaaaacgaagcagGAAGCTAACAAAAGAATAAACAAgcgaataaaaaaacaaacgaacaaacatatgaacaaacaaatgaacaaacgaaCAAACCAACCTCATATATTCCAAACAATTAAAACGTAGAGGTCACGCCCTTGCATTATGCATTTATGTAGCCATACCATACTtgtacatattttatatgcagcataataataaaaaaatatatatatatatataatatataaaggATTTTTACGGCACActtaaataaggaaaaatccTTATTACGAAAACGAATCAGCAGGAAAAAGCAGATAAACAGTTCCTCTCCTTCCAAGCGAGaagggaaaatttttgttctcgttttttttttttcagcgtACGAGTAGTTATTATTACTCAATAGTTTGTTTATCTGAACATCAATTTGTGTGCGGCCTTgttgatccttttttttttttttttttctgttcttgtTTCTTTTACGCtcgttttgctttttcccttttgtgttATATTGAGGAAGGCTGTGTTATTAACTGGGTTGTCGGAATTCTACCACGTTTTGTCATTAGGCAGGTGTTTGAACACAGGGTTGAGCGTACGTTGGAGCGCCCCACACCAGAATCGATAAGCtgttttcatcatccacAAGGAGCTACAGAGGAGCCTTTATCATCTATAATCACCTTCCAGCAGTCTTAACCTGCAAAGCACGacttgagaaaaaaatgaaccaccTCAAAATAAAGCGAGGTAATTTTCTGTTCACGTCGGAGTCAGTGAACGAGGGACACCCGGACAAAGTCTGCGACCAAATTTCGGATGCCATTTTAGACGCGTGCCTGAGGGAAGACCCAGAGAGCAAAGTGGCCTGTGAAGTATGCGCGAAGAaaaacttcatttttatccttggAGAAATAACAACGAAAGCTAGAGTTGATTACGACAAGGTAGCTAGAGATGTTTTGAAGCACATAGGATATGACGATGAAAGTAAAGGATTGGATTATAAAACTGCAGAtatcaaaatatatattgatGAGCAATCCCCCGATATTGCTCAATGTGTACATGAAAATAAGAAGCCAGAATTAATAGGTGCTGGAGATCAAGGAATTATGTTTGGTTATGCCACTGATGAAGCAGAAAATTATATGCCACTGACACATCACTACGCTACCTTATTAGGAAAACGATTAACAGAAGTGAGAAAGCTAGGTATACTTCCTTATTTAGGACCAGATGGAAAGACACAAATAACGATAgagtataaaaataaaggaaattttgGTGGACATATGGAACCTTTACGTGTACATACCATTCTGATTTCCACACAACAttcagaaaatataaaatatgagCAATTGAAGTCTGACTTGATAGAAAACGTAGTGAAGTATGTTATCCCTGAGAAGATGCTTGATGAGGAGACTCTATACTATCTGAACCCATCAGGAAAATTTGTTCTTGGAGGACCTGCGGCAGATGCAGGGTTAActggaaggaaaattatttgtgATACGTATGGAGGTTGGGGTGCTCATGGAGGAGGTGCTTTTTCAGGAAAAGACCCATCCAAAGTGGATCGTTCAGCTGCATACTACTTACGTTATATTGCAAAATCCTTGGTTGCGAATAAATTCTGTAGGAGGGTCTTAGTACAGGCATCCTACTCCATTGGAATTGCAAATCCCATTTCGTTGAATGTCAATTCGTATGGAACAGCCAGTACAGGATATACGGATTATGATTTGGAGCAAATTATTTTGCGAAATTTCGATTTGAGACCTGGATTCATCATAGAGGAGCTAAAATTAaaggaacccattttttccaatacATCTGCTTATGGACATTTTGGAAGAAGTGATAATTCATTCACTTGGGAGAAGATAAAAGACCTTACCCATGAGAAGAACGTTCTGAAGAATTGAGTCTTGTGTAGGTAATTCTAGTGGAAGCTCTGCGAGGAGGATGAGACTGCATGAAAAATACAGGGGTGGACCGATTttacaggggggggggagatcaTCGGGGGAAACATACAGACATATCCCTCTGATGGAGATACCCTTTATCCCTCCGACCACCCAACATAtaataacataaaaaaaaaaaaaaaaaagaataataataaatcaCGCAGTTATCCGTAGAAAAGTAAACCCCCTTTAATTACGGTTATCCATTTAGACACTCGCCGGGAAATAAGCGAGGACAAAAACATTTTGACGAACACAAGTTGCGCGTGTGTTTTCCCACATTCTATCATTTTCAATCATCTCCTATAATTAATAAGATTGGAAATTTCATCTATTTTCTCACCACAAATGAATTGGTATTTTTCAGTGGTGCAAATTTGGTACTTCCCTCGCGTGCCCTGTGCTTTTGTATTTGTACGTGTGTGTGAGCACCAAGAGTACGCTTGTGTGTATACTGCTATCATCGCCACCTATACGTACCTGCATCTTTATTCGTCCAAATCGAATTCAGCACAAGTACGCTTAATCAAgcatcttttcattttgcacccctttttttttttttttttttttattattattatttccccctttcacCTTTAATTAACACATGcgcgtatgtacgtatgtatgcgtgtatgcatgtatatacgtacgttacgtatgtacatatgcgaatgtatatgtacatacgtgtttCCActcataaggaaaaaaagaaagaagaaagaaaatgaatcccttatgtttttgttttcgttGTATTCCCTAAAAATGTAATAACATTTGTGCTAGTAACAATTGTAGCATCAGCATatgttgttgtattttttgtaacttccacttttgcctttttttaccttcaccATTGCCCCTTCGTTCACTTGTTTTCCCTCCTATCAATTAGTGTTCATTTCGTTAGAGTTTCGTGCGTGCGTCTGTGTGtgtttatgcatatatgtgtgcatatttgtgtgcgtgtttgtgtgtgtgtttgtgtgtaGGTATGCCCATGTGCCTACGTGCACCGGGAATAATGCGACCCATTCGACATGCGCATAGGCACATGAGTAGTCGCAGAAATGACACTTAAATGAACTTATAAATAGGCTCGCAAGTGAGCGCATAAATAATCACATTAATGAGTGTATAAATAAGCACCAAGATTAGGGCATAAATTGGCTCATAAAAAGCACATGGGTTCGGAGCACCGGTATAGGCGAGTCCTCCTGGTCTGTGGTTGAATGTTAGTCTCCATCAAAAAGAAAGGCCTCATTGTTAGACATCGTTCTGTACATACActagattttttctttttctttttcttttttcacctgaacggttcatacagttagctatttttttttttttttcttctttttttttgagcttCATCGAAAGCGAGGCAGAATATCACCTGACCATATAGCACCTCTTGGGTGGATAATTATTTGCATTGACTACGAAGTTGCGGAAACACAATTTACCGCTCATTCAGGAAGGGCTATATATACTGCTCTTATTTGGCTCCATTTGTCTGCtctctttcctcctcctcttttccaatttgtctCCAAGGTCGGGACTACGTCGTTTGTCCTACCCCCAAAGATTCCAAATAAATACGAAACCGCAAGGATGGCGAGACGGGGTCTACTTCTTCTCTTTACATTGTTCTGTTTGtctcattttgcaaaatgtaaAGTATCCAATGGAGGGTACGAATATCTGCATAGCAGATTCCTCCAGAGTAAAATTAACGTCCTCACGTGGTTAACCAACGTGTACGTAAAAAAGAATGCCTTATCTGTTTAAGGAGaaatcttcaaaaaaaaaaggggctcTCTCATGATGAAGCACATAACGGAAAGTAGACATACCCAGCTGTTCAGACCGTTTGGATCTTAAACAATATGGTTCGACGTCATGTTGTCTTCCCTTTCGTATTTCCCTCTTTTCCTCCTGCACAGAATATATCCATCCGAAACGCCCAAATATTTTAAGAAGCATTTGGATTAccgtaaaggaaaagaaaaaatggccatTTCGGCGAGTGACAGAAAAATGCcgatttttcttctcacccGATTGAATCAAAAAGTCAGTTCTCCTTCATGCATGTTCatactttcatttttttttttttttttttttttttgttcaaccTAGGAGGGTAGGTGTACAAAAGAGGAACATCCGAGAAAAGCACTGCAGTAGAGAAGTGTCTACCTTAGCCTAAGCTAAAATAATATAGCAAAAGTAAAagcaacaagaacaaaaaaaaaattacaaaaattaatatCCCTATGTCATTTCCGAATACACTTTGACTCTCCCACCAAGATGTCGTGAATATTTCTCGAAGCCAACTTATGATCCAGTTGATCTGAGTAAAGGACTACACAAAACAAATGCGCATGATATGTGTTTCATAGAAGGATCCACCTGTATACGTATAATTTGTAAACGAATTCAGAAATCTCATATATAACCCCCCTTCTACCCCTTATGtgtatccccttttttttctttttccagaTAGTCAATGGCTCCAAACGGACAACTGGCAGATGGATAACCAGAAGGCAATAATAGAATACAAGGGGAAGGACACCTACAGAGAATCAGTAATGAATATTATTCCTTACGTGAAGTATCTATATTACGCGTATGcttatgtgtgcatatgtgaGGAGATGAGTGTAGACTTACTCCCATTTCTGCTCCtactaataaaaaaaactttatcttccctttagaaacatccttttccctttggatGGCTAGACAACAGGTTACTTCTCCCCctaactgtgcatacaccaAATGTAGTCGAATACAAGTGACTATGGGTAGTGAACACCCCGTTGAAATAAGCCcacttgtgcattttttttttttttttttttttttgtctttacAATTGCGCTAATAACTGCAGGATGAGCACCCGAACGTCTCTGATCAAGAGAGACTTCTTCTGCAAGGTGAGCAGAAGAAAGTGCACTTCTTTGGAGCGCCTCGAGTTCATGTGGAATGTTCGATCGATCGACTTACGCTTCATTACACCCATGCATGAACGCTCATACATACACTGACTTGTGCATGCATCTGTGTTAGAAAACCATAGCCCAACTAGAGGTTCAAATGAACGACGCGCAATCCTGCGGGTTAATTTTCCGCATCGTTGGGGAGCGTAATTACTGGGGGCTGCTAATAGAcaataaggttttaaaacTCGTTCGCGTCAGAGAGGGCGAGTTGTTGGTTCTCAAGGGTAAGAAAGGGGTGCACATGTGCAATTGCGCATGCTATATGTGCATACCTGTTGAGGTGACCCTTCGTCGATCTATCCGGGAAGGATCACTTCCTATCATGCTTTCTAACATTACCTACATAAGATaaaacatatgtatgcacctCGCCTCCACCCCTTTTCCAATTCCCAACTTAGAATTCAAGGAACTGAAGATTAAAAAGGACGAATGGTACGTACTATTTGCTCAAGAAGTGATAAAGGATATAAAAATTAAGGCGGGAAAGTATGGAGACCTATCTGTTGACTATCTCAGGAAAAGCGAAGACGAGTCGGAATACAGCACAGCTAAGCAGGTACATCTGAGCGAACATGTAGTTATATA is drawn from Plasmodium knowlesi strain H genome assembly, chromosome: 7 and contains these coding sequences:
- a CDS encoding S-adenosylmethionine synthetase, putative, with the translated sequence MNHLKIKRGNFLFTSESVNEGHPDKVCDQISDAILDACLREDPESKVACEVCAKKNFIFILGEITTKARVDYDKVARDVLKHIGYDDESKGLDYKTADIKIYIDEQSPDIAQCVHENKKPELIGAGDQGIMFGYATDEAENYMPLTHHYATLLGKRLTEVRKLGILPYLGPDGKTQITIEYKNKGNFGGHMEPLRVHTILISTQHSENIKYEQLKSDLIENVVKYVIPEKMLDEETLYYLNPSGKFVLGGPAADAGLTGRKIICDTYGGWGAHGGGAFSGKDPSKVDRSAAYYLRYIAKSLVANKFCRRVLVQASYSIGIANPISLNVNSYGTASTGYTDYDLEQIILRNFDLRPGFIIEELKLKEPIFSNTSAYGHFGRSDNSFTWEKIKDLTHEKNVLKN
- a CDS encoding ubiquitin-like protein, putative; its protein translation is MEEEGNMKIKIKTIDNEEFELTVKGDTSAEEIKNIIAERKSVDKQDIRLIYQGQCLANEKSIADYNIQNDHIIHLVLRKKENSASPNDENGNSANSANALNGKTDSTNTNANANASANIFRSNDGNVMADPLNINFSSNVHLNSSSANIPNGGTASNMPNSTANPNVTSSSTPVYFTHMRLTRNDNMDGDLMGQTNICSLLNDIMSQVNINPNIIYGAATAAATAAANATGAGTMGSGLGGAMGSGLGGAMGSGLGSAMGSGLGSAMGNGENIFTAAMRTGGINANPNEFVTASYVNGANDQKAEAVSAKGCVETGADVKSQGRSGTKGGENGGETHAGGEQAGQSKGESSSDNSHTKHKVNEEDYTKEQNKKMRKLKKKRKNYNKDMKVSNKIKKNGKYHFSHSSKDDSSSSSSHSGSSLMSVYSTMKDEEEKKKALKLKKHSKKKKLKNKHMKKSYYSSSSSSESSTDGQQEDEQDEDDYDDDDADELAKKEKKYRKKEKEKKKRKKKRYLFDPNFLYHQNYMYHPNSISHARINDHFNRIFKGRNDMRLAPTYPPFVMDHGGRGSLGTRFYGESRNSLKYGRDDLSDTNENANGTSNHNLMGDFAQQKERRKKAYSSSKALFGNIGAQDNLVDLPGSNLKTGGTGKATSHPPSGDGCSADSDQISERKKYHCRGLHHRCNPLLTGGPMDEHNYPRRGSYANIVPLSDIERNNEIVRNDSMRTNSRVAINEEEGALLSDNNSLSANVRSIQMSSDRRNSTLGRSDLKCLNDANDSEHKNMEVNIPWRVIEQLLVLLEEETGYRRPDLSSYINSYYNTNSIFVFFYLFVHINNIINSIIIQFNHSNFMNNDISMSSFSRISIILSLASVVFSRLSNFFFVFYDNFYCNNYGRRHYRYSDPINHQFLREIRNLYYSNNERNPHSNRSSRFFQNGLFPNGNYATGNMDAFNNDSASYLHNVTDNYYPLPYNDLRNSTNRTNLQQEFEDYYKNYLTTVKGNKNMLLKKEFLTHKERSNNAGECSKIKEDGVSSSRGVGKGDKVVGNSNPRSDKNISTKYRQFGQWNGISNHVSNHLNNTGNGHSNNPFSNFPGQGNKSLLYPGLKERNHEKEAQKKQKDGSKAHTLKKQLKDGNSFKGYSSADANESSSNSGAGNARNAGNAEKMGNSGEGGPLNHILSDLIKNKDEEMENGKMASNRSHPRSVQHEDEAKGDALNATNSNFASCDSNMDDMYDVSDDGKDKEVANVKDNPKEEDKDEKHTDNGKDNHPTAIPEKENPTDKHTTPQGKKETQQIVAQPGDLRKGTDSRTDNSTSVDIRNPPPVVNNTPPMPNMNFSNILNCVQSQLSGGGSSAQMEPPRDKFEGMPEEVKNRYKTWVENTQIFSGQMIKICRNKRPLSNAYIGNGSSKDQISFSNLLPFIWKRNMSTINLDMNLELSDDLLNAFDMHVLDFVKKSIKNNEDYKLEKFKYPTLSLCEKLFEEMEKKDK